Genomic DNA from Mycobacterium stomatepiae:
GTCCAATTGCCCTCGGCCGCATAGCGTTCCGCGGTCTCACGATGTTGCGCCGCGGTGAGCTGAGCGGTCTCGAACAACTGGTAGTCGCCGCGGCGTCTGGTGCGCATGGTGCGCCGCGCGATGTGGACGGCAACCACGACCGCGACGGCCAGCAGGGTGAGCAGCACCGCGGTGGTCAACCAGCCACCGGGTAGCGAGGAGGTTTTCTGCAGCAGCCGGTACAGCAGCTCGTTGATCCAGTCGACGAGCTGCTGGGTGGCGGACGCCTTGGTGTAAATCGGCTTGCTGAGCTCGTCGGCTGCGGCCTGATGTGCGGCATCGCGGTCGATGTCGATGGAAGGCACTGTCGTCCCCGCTCAGCCTTGGAAAGGCCGGGTCAGCCAGAGGTTGTCGGTCGATGCGGCCGCGTACGGCGCGCTCGCGGCGCCCGATTGCAGCACCAGGTCGAATGCCTCGGCGCGGATCCGGCGGTCGGTGTAGAGCAGGACGATCACACCGGCGTTGAACGGCGCGGTGAGGATCTGGCCGATCGCCGATCCGATCGAGGTGATCACGGTGCCCAGCAGCAGGATGCCGGTGGACGGCATGCCGGCGAGCATCACCTGGCCGACGATGCTGAACGGTGCGCTGACCGCGCCGGAGACCACGCCGGCCACGATGAACGTCAGTACCCGAATGCCGAGTACGCGCCAGAAGCCGTTACGCAGCAGCGCAAAGGATCTGGTGATGGCGTCGAAAACCGGTAGCCGCTCCAACACGATCAGCACGGGCGCGAACAGCACGACCATGTACAGGTACACCATCAACGCGAACAGGGCGAAAAACAGCGGGATGCCGATCAGCACCGCCGCGGCCCCGTTGCCGATCGCCGCGATCAACGCGATGACCACCGCGGCGAGGCCGAACAGCACGGCCACCACGGACGCTTCCAGCAGTGCCAGGCCGAGCAACGGGAGCAGCCGCCCCCGAATCCTGGCCCACGTTTCGCCGATCGTGATCGGCGAACCGAATACCGCCCGGCCGACGATGGCGGTGAGCATCCCGGACAGCAGCATGCTGCCCAGCCAGGTGACCAGCGCGCCGACGCCGATCGAGCCGAACCACGCGCCGACCACACCCCAGTTCATTTCTTCTGACCGGCCGTTGGCCAGACCGCCGAGCGCGGCGATCGGCCCCACGGTGGCGACCAGGGAGATGATCTGCATGACCACAACCACGATCGCGGTCAACCCCAGCGTGGCTTTCGGGTTGGCGCGGATGTAGCCGACCGCGCCGTTGAAGATGTCGCTCAGGCTCAACGGCCGCAGCGGGATGATTCCGGGTTTGATCGCTCCCGGGGCCAACTGGGGCGAGCCGTACTGCGGGCCGTGGCCGGGTGGCACGCCAAATCCCGGCGGCGGCCCGTACCCCGGCGGCGGTCCGTACCCGGGAGGTGGCCCGTAACCGGGAGGTGGTCCGTAACCGGGGGTTGCGCCGTACCCCGGTGGCGGGCCGTACCCGGGCGGCGGCGGCCGGTAGCCGGGCGGGGGTCCGTAACCCGGTGGCGGTCCGGAGCCGGGCTCGGCGCCGTAGCCGGGTGGTGGACCGGCGTAGGCGGGCGGCATGCCATACGCCGGCGGAAAGCCGTCGGGCGTCGATCCTCCCGGCGGGGGCTCAACCGGATAGTCAGGCGGCAGCGCGCTCACCGGGTCCAGCAGCCGTCGTCGTTCGTCATGGGCTCCATCCTGTCGACGGTCGGGGCTTTTCTCAATCTTCCCCAGTCACGCGTCCCGCCCCCGCTGGCCTGCACAGTCTCCGCGGCGTCCGGGCGCGTAGCGTTTTCAGCATGGCGGAACTCAAAGCCCGGCTTCGGGCGGACCTCACCGGGGCGATGAAGACCCAGGATAAGTTGCGGACCGCGACCCTGCGCATGTTGCTGGCCGCTGTCCAGACCGAGGAGGTTTCTGGTAAGGAGGCCAGGGAACTATCGGACGACGAAATCCTCAAGGTGTTCGCCCGGGAATCCCGCAAGCGCGGTGAGGCCGCCGAGATTTACACCCAAAACGGCCGCGGTGAACTCGCCGCCAACGAGCACGCCGAGGCGCGGATCATCGACGAGTATCTGCCGACGCCGCTCAACGAGGCGGAGTTAGCCGACGTGGTCGACACCGCCATCGCTCAGGTTGCTGAGGCGATCGGCGAGCGGCCCAGCATGAAGCAAATGGGACAGGTCATGAAGGCGGCGACCGCGATCGCGGCCGGGAAGGCCGATGGCTCGCGGCTGTCCGCGGCGGTCAAAGACCGGCTGTAAGCCGGCGCGCGGCCTGTTTGCGTCGGTGGGCCCGGGGTACCCGAACTGTTATGACGAAGTTCGGCTATACCCTGATGACCGAGCAGAACGGCCCCAAAGACCTTGTGCAGTACGCGGTTTCGGCTGAGCAGCGCGGGTTCGACTTCGAGGTGTGCAGCGACCACTTCTCCCCATGGCTGGCATCGCAGGGGCATGCCCCCAACGCCTGGGCGGTGCTGGGCGCGGTGGCCCAGGCAACCGAGCAGGTCGACTTGTACACCTATGTGA
This window encodes:
- a CDS encoding DUF4129 domain-containing protein, coding for MPSIDIDRDAAHQAAADELSKPIYTKASATQQLVDWINELLYRLLQKTSSLPGGWLTTAVLLTLLAVAVVVAVHIARRTMRTRRRGDYQLFETAQLTAAQHRETAERYAAEGNWTAAIRHRLRAIARQLEETAVLNPAPGRTANELARDAGQALPHLTDELSQAATAFNDVTYGEVPGTQSAYQMIADLDDHLRMRAPATASTAGHYTPVQSWAQVR
- a CDS encoding DUF7847 domain-containing protein, whose protein sequence is MSALPPDYPVEPPPGGSTPDGFPPAYGMPPAYAGPPPGYGAEPGSGPPPGYGPPPGYRPPPPGYGPPPGYGATPGYGPPPGYGPPPGYGPPPGYGPPPGFGVPPGHGPQYGSPQLAPGAIKPGIIPLRPLSLSDIFNGAVGYIRANPKATLGLTAIVVVVMQIISLVATVGPIAALGGLANGRSEEMNWGVVGAWFGSIGVGALVTWLGSMLLSGMLTAIVGRAVFGSPITIGETWARIRGRLLPLLGLALLEASVVAVLFGLAAVVIALIAAIGNGAAAVLIGIPLFFALFALMVYLYMVVLFAPVLIVLERLPVFDAITRSFALLRNGFWRVLGIRVLTFIVAGVVSGAVSAPFSIVGQVMLAGMPSTGILLLGTVITSIGSAIGQILTAPFNAGVIVLLYTDRRIRAEAFDLVLQSGAASAPYAAASTDNLWLTRPFQG
- a CDS encoding GatB/YqeY domain-containing protein — translated: MAELKARLRADLTGAMKTQDKLRTATLRMLLAAVQTEEVSGKEARELSDDEILKVFARESRKRGEAAEIYTQNGRGELAANEHAEARIIDEYLPTPLNEAELADVVDTAIAQVAEAIGERPSMKQMGQVMKAATAIAAGKADGSRLSAAVKDRL